A stretch of the Malus domestica chromosome 08, GDT2T_hap1 genome encodes the following:
- the LOC103441007 gene encoding vacuolar protein sorting-associated protein 32 homolog 2-like has product MFKRVFGKAKQEANPLPTIHKLNDTLEMLEKKEKVLVKKAAQEVEKAKQFTQAKNRNAAIKCLKRKRLYEQQIEQLGNFQLRIHDQMIMLEGANATTETVDALRSGTAVMKAMNKATKIEDLEKTMDEINDQTESMKQIQEALSAPIGAAADFDEDELEAELEELEGAELEEELLQPATSAPAAPVYVNPEAGRQPTRPAPQRNNREEDELAALQAEMAL; this is encoded by the exons ATGTTCAAGCGGGTGTTTGGGAAAGCTAAGCAGGAGGCCAATCCCCTGCCCACGATTCACAAATTAAACGAt ACACTTGAGATgctggagaagaaggagaaagtgCTTGTGAAGAAGGCAGCTCAAGAGGTTGAGAAAGCTAAACAATTTACTCAAGCAAAAAACCGAAATG CGGCGATAAAGTGTTTAAAAAGGAAGAGGCTTTACGAACAACAAATTGAACAGCTTGGGAATTTCCAATTGCGCATTCACGATCAG ATGATAATGCTGGAAGGTGCAAACGCTACGACAGAAACTGTTGATGCATTGAGAAGTGGAACCGCTGTAATGAAGGCCATGAACAAGGCCAC gaaaattgaggatttggaGAAAACAATGGATGAGATCAATGACCAAACTGAAAGCATGAAACAGATTCAGGAGGCACTGTCAGCACCTATCGGTGCAGCAGCTGATTTCGATGAG GATGAATTGGAGGCCGAGCTTGAAGAACTAGAAGGAGCTGAATTGGAGGAGGAGCTTCTCCAGCCAGCCACGAGTGCTCCGGCAGCTCCAGTATATGTAAATCCTGAAGCAGGCAGGCAACCAACCCGACCAGCTCCTCAGAGAAATAACCGTGAGGAAGATGAGCTTGCTGCATTACAGGCAGAGATGGCACTTTAA
- the LOC103441008 gene encoding transcription factor MYB87-like, translating into MGRTPCCDKENVKRGPWSPEEDAALKSYLQSHGSDGTASNWIHLPKKAGLRRCGKSCRLRWLNYLRPDIKHGGFTEEEDSIICNLYNQMGSRWSVIASYMPGRTDNDVKNYWNTKLKKKLLGGKIKNISSKEPTIANNANFFGIPEAEKPQDSAFSTSEPQVPSTLQMLYDVKSGLSADNQTMSLNPDQLYNPKLSGFSDLGARSRRNYSTTVSLSQEGSSISDSSSMAGNLYLDQDSGFLMDYGFGVAYDNNVNHYGMSFGDKTSEVGPTGCTDFGDFF; encoded by the exons ATGGGACGCACTCCATGCTGTGACAAAGAGAACGTGAAGAGAGGTCCGTGGTCTCCGGAAGAAGACGCAGCTCTCAAGTCCTACCTCCAGTCTCATGGCAGTGATGGCACCGCCAGCAATTGGATTCATCTCCCCAAAAAAGCtg GCCTGAGGCGGTGCGGGAAGAGCTGCCGTCTGCGGTGGCTGAACTATCTGAGGCCAGACATCAAACACGGTGGCTTCACTGAGGAGGAGGACAGCATTATCTGCAACCTCTACAACCAGATGGGAAGCCG ATGGTCAGTCATTGCTTCTTACATGCCTGGAAGAACAGACAACGATGTGAAGAACTACTGGAACACCAAATTAAAGAAGAAGCTTTTGGGAGGAAAGATAAAGAATATCAGCAGCAAAGAGCCCACAATTGCAAACAATGCCAATTTTTTTGGAATCCCAGAAGCCGAGAAACCCCAAGACTCTGCCTTTTCGACGTCCGAACCCCAAGTTCCATCCACATTGCAGATGCTATATGATGTGAAGTCTGGACTTAGTGCAGATAACCAGACCATGAGCTTAAACCCTGATCAGTTATACAACCCCAAGCTCTCGGGTTTTTCGGATTTGGGTGCAAGGTCAAGGAGGAATTACAGCACAACTGTTTCATTGTCTCAGGAGGGATCAAGCATTTCGGATTCGTCTTCCATGGCTGGGAATCTTTATCTTGATCAGGATTCTGGATTTTTGATGGATTATGGATTTGGTGTGGCTTATGATAATAATGTCAACCATTATGGCATGTCCTTTGGAGACAAAACCAGTGAAGTTGGTCCAACTGGATGCACAGATTTTGGTGATTTCTTTTGA
- the LOC103441006 gene encoding clathrin interactor EPSIN 1-like, which translates to MDFMKVFDQTVREIKREVNLKVLKVPEMEQKVLDATDSEPWGPHGSALAEIAQATKKFSECQMVMSVLWTRLSETGKDWRHVYKALAVIEYLVSHGSERAVDDIIEHTFQISSLSSFEYVEPSGKDNGINVRKKAENIVALLNNKDKIQEVRNKAAANRDKYFGLSSTGITYKSGSATSSSYSNSSFQSSDRYGGLGGTAAAGDSFGDSYRDRHEEDKTEKFSSSRSRRGATSENRESSSKKGSTRSRRGQDDISSSESKSSNKSNEADTYSSIHTQSPSIADDDDDFDPRGTSTAKAAVASSNQVDLFGQNLMDDFVDVPASVPEEKPVMNSSSSDVDLFADADFVSAAPPQAASGAFADSTFVSAPPKTATGASSQTQNGFDLFASQPTLSPPASSTVDLFATPDPVMQPEAKSTNAAPTNTNIVDPFATVPLNNFDGSDIMGAFTSHSDSAASEPSQSSVNDGSHNVVGKQSLADSKTPPKKDFQVKSGIWADSLSRGLIDLNISGPKKVNLADVGIVGGLTDGTDEREKGPPTSYYMGRAMGSGTGLGKSGFPSSQGIGDDLFSSLSSGNQQYQYGGFQK; encoded by the exons ATGGATTTCATGAAGGTCTTCGATCAAACGGTCCGAGAAAT AAAGAGGGAGGTGAATCTGAAGGTCTTGAAGGTTCCGGAGATGGAGCAGAAG GTATTGGATGCGACAGATAGTGAACCTTGGGGTCCTCATGGCTCTGCATTGGCAGAGATTGCACAGGCCACTAAAAAATT TTCGGAATGTCAGATGGTTATGAGTGTTTTATGGACAAGACTAAGTGAGACGGGAAAAGACTGGCGTCATGTTTATAAG GCATTGGCTGTTATAGAATATTTGGTTTCACATGGATCTGAGCGTGCTGTTGATGACATTATAGAACATACTTTCCAAATCTCA TCACTCTCAAGCTTTGAATATGTTGAGCCAAGTGGGAAAGATAATGGAATAAATGTGAGAAAGAAGGCTGAAAATATAGTGGCCCTTCTGaataataaagataaaatacaAGAAGTTAGAAACAAAGCTGCTGCAAATCGTGACAA GTACTTTGGACTTTCATCTACTGGGATAACATATAAGTCAGGTTCAGCGACTTCATCCTCGTATAGTAATAGCAGCTTTCAGAGTAGTGACCGCTATGGAGGTCTAGGTGGTACAGCAGCTGCTGGTGATAGTTTCGGCGATAGCTATAGAGACAGACATGAAGAAGACAAGACTGAGAAGTTCAGCTCAAGCAGGTCTCGACGTGGGGCTACAAGTGAGAATCGAGAGAGCTCTTCAAAGAAGGGCTCAACACGAAGCAG GAGAGGGCAGGATGATATATCATCTAGTGAGTCAAAGtcatcaaataaatcaaatgaaGCTGATACATACAGTTCAATTCACACGCAAAGCCCAAGTAttgctgatgatgatgacgatttTGATCCGCGAGGGACTTCTACTGCTA AGGCTGCTGTTGCAAGCTCGAACCAAGTGGATCTATTTGGACAAAATTTGATGGACGACTTCGTAGATGTTCCAGCATCTGTTCCTGAAGAAAAGCCTGTTATGAACAGCAGTTCATCGGACGTTGATCTGTTTGCAGATGCAGATTTTGTGTCAGCAGCACCACCCCAGGCAGCATCTGGAGCATTTGCAGACTCAACTTTTGTATCCGCACCACCCAAGACAGCAACTGGAGCAAGTTCTCAAACTCAG AATGGCTTTGATCTGTTTGCGTCTCAACCAACCCTATCCCCACCGGCTTCTTCAACAGTTGATCTTTTTGCCACCCCTGATCCAGTTATGCAGCCAGAAGCCAAGTCTACAAATGCTGCACCAACAAACACCAACATTGTTGATCCCTTTGCCACTGTTCCACTTAACAATTTTGATGGATCTGATATAATGGGGGCGTTCACGTCTCATTCTGATTCAGCAGCTTCAGAACCTTCCCAAAGTTCTGTCAATGATGGCAGCCACAATGTTGTGGGGAAACAATCTTTAGCAGATTCGAAGACCCCACCCAAGAAGGATTTCCAGGTGAAATCTGGCATTTGGGCCGATTCACTTAGCCGTGGACTGATTGATCTTAATATATCTGGTC CCAAGAAGGTGAATCTGGCGGATGTGGGAATCGTGGGTGGATTGACTGATGGAACTGATGAAAGAGAGAAGGGGCCCCCAACTTCGTATTACATGGGAAGAGCAATGGGTTCGGGGACTGGTCTTGGAAAATCAGGGTTCCCATCTTCACAAGGAATAGGTGACGACTTATTCTCAAGTCTCAGCAGCGGCAACCAGCAATACCAATACGGTGGATTCCAAAAGTAA